Proteins from one Ipomoea triloba cultivar NCNSP0323 chromosome 1, ASM357664v1 genomic window:
- the LOC116023773 gene encoding probable leucine-rich repeat receptor-like serine/threonine-protein kinase At3g14840 has translation MSASMFIILIPIILSFFFYPIFLEAQSGHLPQDELNALKEIADEVGKKDWDFRLNPCENNSNWLTPERKDMPAYNNTLTCNCTFPAGICHVQSIILKGQDLQGVLPPALVKLPFLKIIDISRSYLSGTIPPEWASMKLEYISVTVNRLSGPIPKYLGNITTLVYLNLENNMFNGTVPPELGKLANLQNLILSGNYLTGELPKELNALTNLIEFRLSGNNFTGKMPSFQGFKNLQQLELQASGFEGPIPQNISVLTSLIELRISDLNGGVSRFPALDNMTGMAMLMLRRCNISGRIPDIAHLINLKQVDLSFNNLEGGIDVFQPFENLQYLFLTNNSFSGQIPQWVLNRDSRYYIDISYNNFDENFVSSTCNRETINLFKSYNGGQNGKIGKCLMNCTKDWYSFHINCGGSSILIDDTTYEADQDSTGVAKFDSNRENWVTSNTGYFWDTSIRLDGYTTTNMSAIKGPDSEIYKTARLSPLSMTYYGRCLANGNYTVKLHFAEIVLRDNRSFQSLGRRIFDVYIQGERKLKDFDIETEAQGVDKALVKQFQAIVRNKTLELRFEYAEKGSTVVPLPGTYGPLISAISVESDFKPPKNRRTLIIAVTVAASLFLIFIILSFAGWKIYIKKKTSQEQGLDLRIGLFTYTQIKDATNNFDTANKIGEGGFGPVYKGSLLDGTIVAVKQLSSKSRQGNREFMNEISMISCLQHPNLVKLYGCCVERKQLLLVYEYLENNSLARALFGPEDSQLKIDWPTRYRICVGVAKGLAFLHEESEIKIVHRDIKPTNVLLDRELNPKISDFGLAKLDDDDKTHIISTRVAGTRGYMAPEYVLWGYLTFKVDVYSFGVVTLEIVAGKNVEYRRDENCLCLLDWVLDLQKQGNLIELIDPRLGSNFDKEQALRVIKVALLCINPSPALRPSMSEVINMLEGHEDIIEYNTDLHEFNFQAMRDHYDQLPINLSDSPYQAILSSDAN, from the exons ATGTCAGCCTCCATGTTCATAATCCTCATACCAATTAtactctccttcttcttctatCCCATATTTCTTGAAGCACAGAGTGGGCATCTTCCTCAAGATGAAT TAAACGCACTTAAGGAAATAGCAGATGAAGTGGGGAAGAAAGATTGGGATTTTAGACTAAATCCTTGTGAAAACAACTCAAACTGGTTGACACCAGAGAGGAAAGATATGCCTGCGTACAATAATACTCTCACCTGCAATTGTACCTTCCCTGCTGGAATTTGCCATGTTCAAAGCAT AATTTTGAAGGGACAGGATCTGCAAGGTGTTCTTCCTCCTGCCTTGGTGAAGTTACCCTTTCTTAAGATAAT TGATATCAGTCGCAGCTACTTAAGTGGTACAATCCCCCCTGAATGGGCTTCTATGAAATTGGAATATAT ATCTGTTACTGTGAATCGATTGTCGGGACCAATTCCGAAATACTTGGGAAATATAACAActcttgtatattt AAACTTGGAGAACAATATGTTCAATGGAACTGTTCCACCAGAGCTTGGGAAACTTGCCAACCTACAGAATCT CATTCTTAGTGGTAATTATCTAACAGGTGAATTGCCAAAAGAACTTAATGCTCTCACAAATTTGATAGAGTT TAGGCTAAGCGGGAATAACTTCACTGGAAAAATGCCTAGCTTTCAAGGTTTTAAAAACCTTCAACAACT AGAGCTTCAAGCAAGTGGTTTTGAAGGACCCATACCTCAAAATATTTCTGTACTGACAAGCTTGATAGAACT TAGAATCAGTGACCTTAATGGAGGTGTCTCCAGGTTTCCTGCACTTGACAACATGACAGGCATGGCAATGTT GATGTTGAGGAGGTGTAATATTTCTGGAAGGATACCTGATATAGCTCATTTGATCAACTTGAAACAAGT AGATTTGAGTTTTAATAATCTGGAAGGAGGGATTGATGTTTTTCAACCTTTTGAAAATCTGCAGTACTT GTTTCTAACGAACAACTCGTTTAGTGGACAAATTCCTCAATGGGTTCTAAATCGAGACTCAAGATA TTACATAGATATTTCATACAATAATTTTGATGAGAATTTTGTGTCATCAACTTGCAATCGGGAAACCAT AAACTTGTTCAAAAGTTATAATGGAGGACAAAACGG AAAAATTGGGAAGTGTCTAATGAATTGCACGAAAG ATTGGTATTCATTTCACATCAATTGCGGTGGAAGCAGTATTTTGATTGATGACACTACTTATGAAGCAGATCAAGATTCTACCGGCGTTGCAAAATTTGATTCGAACAGAGAAAACTGGGTAACTAGTAATACAGGGTACTTTTGGGATACGTCTATAAGACTAGATGGCTATACAACAACAAATATGTCTGCCATAAAGGGACCAGACTCCGAAATCTACAAGACAGCTCGCTTATCCCCTTTATCTATGACTTATTACGGACGTTGTTTAGCAAATGGGAACTATACTGTGAAGCTTCATTTTGCAGAGATAGTTCTGAGAGATAATAGATCTTTTCAAAGTCTTGGAAGGCGCATATTTGATGTTTATATACAG GGCGAAAGGAAATTAAAGGATTTTGATATTGAAACTGAAGCGCAAGGAGTTGACAAAGCATTGGTTAAACAATTTCAAGCAATTGTCAGAAATAAAACTCTTGAGTTGCGCTTTGAGTATGCTGAAAAAGGATCAACAGTAGTCCCACTCCCAGGAACATATGGCCCTTTAATATCTGCTATTTCTGTTGAATCTG ATTTCAAGCCTCCCAAAAATAGAAGGACTTTAATCATAGCTGTTACAGTAGCtgcttctttgtttcttattttCATAATCCTCAGTTTTGCTGGTTGGAAAAtctacattaaaaaaaagaccTCACAAGAACAAGGCCTTGATCTACGGATTGGTCTATTTACCTACAcacaaattaaagatgctaCAAACAACTTTGATACTGCAAATAAGATCGGGGAAGGTGGTTTTGGGCCTGTCTACAAG GGTTCATTATTAGATGGTACGATTGTTGCAGTGAAACAACTCTCATCCAAATCAAGACAAGGGAATCGTGAATTTATGAATGAAATAAGCATGATTTCTTGTTTGCAACACCCTAATCTTGTAAAACTTTATGGGTGTTGTGTTGAGAGAAAGCAATTACTGTTGGTGTATGAGTACTTGGAAAACAACAGCCTTGCCCGTGCTCTTTTTG GTCCAGAAGATTCTCAACTGAAAATAGATTGGCCTACCAGATATAGAATATGTGTCGGTGTTGCAAAAGGTTTAGCTTTCCTGCATGAAGAATCGGAAATAAAAATTGTTCATAGAGATATTAAACCCACCAATGTGCTTCTTGACAGAGAACTCAATCCAAAAATTTCTGACTTTGGTCTTGCTaaacttgatgatgatgacaagACACATATTATTAGTACAAGAGTTGCTGGGACAAG AGGATACATGGCTCCTGAATATGTATTGTGGGGCTACTTAACATTCAAAGTTGATGTCTATAGTTTCGGAGTGGTGACATTGGAAATTGTAGCCGGGAAGAACGTGGAGTATCGCCGTGATGAGAATTGTCTTTGCCTCCTTGATTGG GTACTTGATCTTCAAAAACAAGGAAACCTAATAGAGCTAATAGATCCAAGATTGGGTTCTAATTTTGACAAAGAACAAGCACTCAGAGTGATTAAAGTGGCTTTACTTTGTATTAATCCTTCTCCAGCCCTTAGGCCATCCATGTCTGAAGTAATCAACATGCTTGAAGGTCATGAAGATATTATTGAATACAATACCGATCTACACGAATTCAACTTTCAAGCAATGAGAGATCATTATGATCAATTGCCAATCAACTTAAGTGATTCTCCATACCAAGCAATTCTTTCTTCCGATGCAAATTAA
- the LOC116023763 gene encoding probable leucine-rich repeat receptor-like serine/threonine-protein kinase At3g14840 yields the protein MSASMFIIPIPIILSFFFYPIFLEAQSGLLPQDELNALKEIADQLGKKDWDFKLNPCDNNSNWMTPQRKDMPAYNNTLTCNCSFPAGICHVQSIILNGQDLQGVLPSALVKLPFLKIIDLNRNYLNGTIPLEWASTKLEYLSLTVNRLSGPIPKYLANITALVYLNLENNLFNGTVPPELGKLANLQNLILDDNYLTGELPKELNGLTKLTELRLSRNNFTGKMPSFQSFKDLQQLELQASGFEGPIPENISTLTNLIQLRISDLNGGVSRFPTLKKMANMTNLMLRSCNISGQIPDISHMTSLRGLDLSFNNLEGGIDYLQGLDSLQYMYLTNNSFSGKIPQWVLINRDSRYYIDLSYNNFEKNSVSPICNRESLNLFKSYNDGGENEKCLKQCTKDWYSFHINCGGGNVLIGDTTYEADDEHSTGLAKFVSNRENWATSNTGHFWDKAVALLDYTAKNISVIKGNDSEIYKTARLSPLSMTYYGRCLANGNYTVKLHFAEIILRDNRSFQSLGKRLFDVYIQGERKLKDFDIETEAQGVDKALVKQFQAIVRDKTLELRFEYAEKGSTIVPLPGTYGPLISAISVESDFKPPKKRKTLIIIIAVASLFLIFAILCLAWWKIYKNKTSLENELRGLDLQTSLFTFSQIKAATNNFDIVNKIGEGGFGPVYKGILLDGTVIAVKQLSSKSRQGNREFVNEISLISCLKHPNLVKLYGCCVEGKQLLLVYEYLENNSLAHALYGGEDCQSKIEWPTRYRICIGIARGLAFLHEESAIKIVHRDIKPNNVLLDKENNPKISDFGLAKLNDDENTHVSTRVAGTTGYMAPEYALWGYLTFKSDVYSFGVVALEIVAGKKNRKYRPNDNYVCLLDWALDLRQRGNLMDLIDPRLGSDLDKEEALRMIKVALLCTNPSPILRPSMSAVVSMLEGHGDILEYKSDLHEFNFEAMRDRYEETPIGLSDSPYKLKFSPNTN from the exons ATGTCAGCTTCCATGTTCATAATCCCCATACCAATTAtactctccttcttcttctatCCTATATTTCTTGAAGCACAGAGTGGGCTTCTTCCTCAAGATGAAT TAAATGCACTTAAGGAAATAGCTGATCAACTGGGGAAGAAAGATTGGGATTTTAAACTAAATCCTTGTGACAACAACTCAAACTGGATGACACCACAAAGGAAAGATATGCCTGCCTACAAtaacactctcacttgcaattgtAGCTTCCCTGCTGGTATTTGCCATGTTCAAAGCAT AATTTTGAATGGACAGGATCTACAAGGTGTGCTTCCTTCTGCCTTGGTGAAGTTACCCTTTCTTAAGATAAT TGATCTCAACCGCAACTACTTAAATGGTACAATTCCCCTTGAATGGGCTTCTACCAAATTGGAATACCT ATCTCTTACTGTGAATCGATTGTCTGGGCCAATTCCAAAATACTTGGCAAATATAACAGctcttgtatattt gaACTTGGAGAACAACTTGTTCAATGGAACTGTTCCTCCTGAGCTTGGGAAACTTGCTAACCTACAGAATCT CATCCTTGATGATAATTATCTCACTGGTGAATTGCCAAAAGAACTTAATGGTCTCACAAAATTGACAGAGCT TAGGCTCAGCAGGAATAACTTCACTGGAAAAATGCCTAGCTTTCAAAGTTTTAAAGACCTTCAACAACT AGAGCTTCAAGCAAGTGGTTTTGAAGGACCCATACCTGAAAACATTTCTACATTGACAAACTTGATACAACT TAGAATCAGTGACCTAAATGGAGGTGTCTCCAGATTTCCTACCTTAAAGAAAATGGCAAACATGACAAATTT GATGTTGAGGAGCTGTAATATTTCTGGGCAGATACCTGATATATCTCATATGACAAGCTTGCGAGGATT AGATTTGAGTTTTAATAATCTGGAAGGAGGGATTGATTATCTTCAAGGTCTTGATAGTTTGCAGTACAT GTATCTAACGAACAACTCGTTTAGTGGAAAAATTCCTCAATGGGTTCTAATAAATCGAGATTCTAGATA TTACATAGATCTTTCTTACAATAATTTTGAGAAGAACTCTGTGTCACCAATTTGCAATCGGGAAAGCCT AAACTTGTTCAAAAGCTATAATGATGGAGGAGAAAATGA AAAGTGTCTAAAGCAATGCACGAAAG attggTATTCATTTCACATCAATTGTGGTGGAGGAAATGTTTTGATTGGTGACACTACGTATGAGGCAGATGATGAACATTCTACTGGCCTTGCGAAATTTGTTTCCAACAGAGAGAACTGGGCGACCAGTAATACAGGACACTTTTGGGATAAAGCCGTAGCACTACTCGACTATACTGCAAAAAATATATCAGTCATCAAGGGAAATGACTCTGAAATCTACAAGACAGCTCGCTTATCTCCTTTATCTATGACATATTATGGACGTTGTTTAGCAAATGGAAACTATACTGTGAAACTTCATTTTGCAGAGATAATTCTGAGAGATAATAGATCTTTTCAAAGTCTTGGAAAGCGCTTATTTGATGTTTATATACAG GGtgaaaggaaattaaaagatTTTGATATTGAAACTGAAGCACAAGGAGTTGACAAAGCATTGGTTAAACAATTTCAAGCAATTGTCAGAGATAAAACTCTGGAGTTGCGCTTTGAGTATGCTGAAAAAGGATCAACTATAGTCCCACTTCCAGGAACATATGGTCCTTTAATATCTGCCATTTCTGTGGAATCTG ATTTCAAACCTCCCAAAAAGAGAAAGACTTTAATCATAATTATTGCAGtagcttctttgtttcttattttTGCCATTCTTTGTTTGGCTTGGTGGAAGATCTATAAAAACAAGACCTCACTAGAAAATG AACTACGAGGTCTTGATTTACAAACTAGTCTATTTACCTTCTCACAAATTAAAGCTGCTACAAACAACTTTGATATTGTAAATAAGATCGGTGAAGGTGGTTTTGGGCCTGTCTACAAG GGTATATTATTGGATGGTACAGTTATTGCTGTGAAACAACTATCATCCAAATCAAGACAAGGAAATCGTGAATTTGTGAACGAAATAAGCTTGATTTCTTGTTTGAAGCACCCTAATCTTGTGAAACTTTATGGATGTTGTGTTGAGGGAAAACAGTTGTTGCTGGTGTATGAGTACTTGGAAAACAATAGTCTTGCACATGCTCTTTAtg GTGGAGAAGATTGTCAATCAAAGATTGAATGGCCTACCAGATATAGAATTTGTATTGGTATTGCTAGAGGTTTAGCTTTCTTGCATGAAGAATCAGCAATAAAAATTGTACACAGAGACATTAAACCAAACAACGTGCTGCTTGACAAAGAAAACAATCCAAAAATTTCAGATTTTGGTCTAGCTAAACTTAATGATGACGAGAATACACACGTCAGCACGAGAGTTGCTGGGACAAC AGGATACATGGCTCCTGAATATGCATTATGGGGCTACTTAACATTCAAATCTGATGTCTATAGTTTTGGAGTTGTGGCACTAGAAATTGTTGCGGGGAAAAAGAACAGAAAGTATCGTCCTAATGACAACTATGTTTGCCTCCTTGATTGG GCACTTGATCTTCGACAAAGAGGAAACCTAATGGATCTAATAGATCCAAGATTAGGTTCTGATTTGGACAAAGAAGAAGCACTCAGAATGATCAAAGTGGCTTTGCTTTGTACTAATCCTTCCCCAATTCTTAGGCCATCCATGTCTGCAGTAGTAAGCATGCTTGAAGGCCATGGTGATATTCTTGAATACAAATCTGATCTACACGAATTCAATTTTGAAGCAATGAGAGATCGTTATGAGGAAACGCCAATTGGCTTAAGTGATTCTCCTTACAAACTAAAATTTTCTCCaaatacaaattaa